One Nocardia huaxiensis genomic window, ACCTCGACGGTGCCCGGCGGGGTGGCGGCGGACGCGCACAACTATCTGGCCGCGGGTGGTCCGGCAAACCTGTTGCAGCTGCACAACTTCCTGTCCGACACGGTGCTGCTCACCGGGCACGGTTTCGAGCCGCCGGTGGAGCTGCCCAGCTGGGGCGAGCTGGAACGCGAGACGCGACTGGTTGCCGGGAATGCGCCGACGGTCGCGGTCGTCTACTACCGCGCCCAGAATCTGGCCGGGAACACCGCCTACATCGACGCCCTGTGCGCGGCCGTGGAAGACCAGGGGGCCAAGGCGGTTCCGCTGTACTGCGCCTCGCTGCGCACCGCCGAACCGGAGCTGCTGGCCCGCCTGCGCGAAGCCGACGCACTCATCGTGACCGTGCTCGCCGCCGGCGGCACCAAGCCCGCCACCGCCTCGGCGGGCGGCGACGACGAAGCCTGGGATGTGGGCGCGCTCGCCGAGCTGGATGTGCCCATCCTGCAGGGACTCTGCCTCACCAGCGGTCGCGCGCAGTGGGAGGCCAATGACGACGGCCTCTCGCCGCTCGATGTGGCCACGCAGGTGGCGGTGCCGGAATTCGACGGGCGCATCATCACGGTCCCGTTCTCGTTCAAGGAATTCGACGCCGACGGACTGTCGACCTATGTGCCGGATCCGGAGCGCGCGGCGCGCGTGGCCGGGATCGCGGTGCGCTACGCGCGGTTGCGCCACATTCCCGCCGAGGCCAAGAAGATCGCCATCGTGCTGTCGGCGTATCCGACCAAGCACGCCCGCATCGGTAATGCGGTGGGCCTGGACACCCCGGCCAGCGCCATCCGGCTGCTCGAGGAAATGCGTTCGGCCGGTTACGATCTGGGCGAGCGCGGGGAGATCCCGGGCCTCGAGGAGGCCGACGGCGACGCGCTGATCCACGCCCTCATCGCCGCCGGCGGTCAGGATCCGGACTGGCTGACCGCGGAACAGCTGGAAGGCAACCCGATTCGCATCGGCGCCGCCGCCTACACCGCCTGGTTCGACACCCTGCCCGAGGACTTCCGCGAATCGGTGATCGAGGCGTGGGGCCCGCCGCCGGGGGAGATGTACGTCGACCGCTCCGCCGACCCGCAGGGCGAAATCGTCATCGCCGCACTGCGATTCGGCAATGTGGTGCTGATCGTGCAGCCGCCGCGCGGCTTCGGCGAGAACCCGGTGGCCATCTACCACGACCCGGATCTGCCGCCCTCGCACCACTATCTGGCCGCCTACCGCTGGCTGGCCGCCCCCGACGGTTTCGCCGCCGACGCCATGGTGCACCTGGGCAAGCACGGCAATCTGGAATGGCTGCCCGGCAAGACCCTCGGCATGTCGGCGTCCTGCGGCACCGATGCCGCGCTCGGCGATATGCCGCTCATCTACCCGTTCCTGGTGAACGATCCGGGCGAGGGCACGCAGGCCAAGCGCCGCGCCCACGCCACCCTGGTCGATCACCTCATCCCGCCGATGGCGCGCGCCGAAACCTACGGCGACATCACGCGTTTGGAGCAGCTGCTGGATGAGCACTCCAATATCTCGGCGCTGGACCCGGGCAAGCTGCCCGCGATCCGGCAGCAGATCTGGACGCTCATGCGCGCCGCCAAGATGGACCACGACCTCGGGCTCACCGAGCGGCCCGACGAGGAATCCTTCGACGACATGCTGCTGCACGTCGACGGCTGGCTGTGCGAGATCAAGGACGTCCAGATCCGCGACGGCCTGCACGTGCTCGGCCGCGCCCCGGAAGGGGAGGCGGAGGTCGATCTGGTGCTCGCCATGCTGCGCGCCCGCCAGCTGTGGGGCGGCGAGGTCAATGTGCCCGGCCTGCGAGAAGCGCTGGGGCTCAGCGAATCCGGGGACGAGTCCCGCGAGCGCGTGGACGCCTTCGAGTCGCGCGCCCGCGAACTGGTTGCCGCGATGCAGGAGGTCGACTGGGGCGTCGACGCAATCGACGCCGTGACCGAAAACCTGGTCGGTACAGACGAATCCATCCTGGAATCCGTGCGCAAGGTCCTGGGCTTCGCGGCCACCGAGGTCGTCCCGCGCCTGCGGCAGACCGGCGTGGAGATCTCGCGAATCCTGCACGCGCTCAGTGGCGGATTCATTCCGGCCGGGCCCAGCGGTTCGCCGCTGCGCGGCCTGATCAATGTGCTGCCCACCGGCCGCAATTTCTATTCCGTGGACCCGAAGGCGGTGCCGTCGCGGCTGGCGTGGGAGACCGGTCAGGCCATGGCCGAGTCGCTGCTGGACCGGTACCGGGCCGATCACGGCGAATACCCCCGCTCCGTGGGTCTTTCGGTGTGGGGCACCTCGGCCATGCGCACCTCGGGCGACGATATCGCCGAAGTGCTCGCGCTGCTGGGTGTCCGGCCGGTATGGGACGAGGCCAGTCGCCGCGTCACCAAGCTGGAAGCGATCTCCCTCGCGGAGCTGGGCCGCCCGCGCATCGATGTGACCGTGCGCATCTCGGGCTTCTTCCGCGACGCCTTCCCGCACGTGCTGGCCCTGCTCGACGATGCCGTGCGCCTGGTGGCGGGCCTCGACGAGCCCGCCGAGTCCAACTACGTGCGCGTCCACGCCCAGGCCGACCTGGCCGAGCACGGTGACGAACGCCGGTCCACCACACGCATTTTCGGCTCCAAGCCGGGCACCTACGGCGCGGGCCTGCTGCAGCTCATCGACTCCAAGAGCTGGCGCACCGACGACGATCTGGCGCAGGTCTACACCACCTGGGGCGGCTACGCCTACGGCCGCGACCTCGACGGCGCACCGGCCGCGGACGATATGCGCACCGCCTACCGTCGAATCGCGGTGGCGGCCAAGAACACCGACACCCGCGAACACGATATCGCCGACTCCGACGACTATTTCCAGTACCACGGCGGCATGGTCGCCGCGGTGCGCGCGCTCACCGGCAAGAATCCCGAAGCCTATATCGGCGACAGCACCCGCCCGGACGCGGTGCGCACCCGCACCCTGTCGGAGGAGACCGCGCGCGTATTCCGTGCGCGCGTGGTGAATCCGCGCTGGCTCGAGGCCATGCGCCGGCACGGCTACAAGGGTGCGTTCGAAATGGCCGCCACCGTCGACTACCTGTTCGGCTACGACGCCACCACGAATGTGGTCGCCGACTGGATGTACGAAAAGCTCGCCGAGAGCTACGTTTTCGACGAGACCAATCGCAAGTTCATGGAGCAGTCGAATCCCTGGGCGCTGCACGGAATTGCGGAGCGATTGCTGGAGGCTGCCGAGCGGAAACTCTGGGAGCAGCCGGAGGCCGATACGCTGGACCGTCTGCGTCAGGTCTACCTGGAAACCGAAGGCGAACTGGAATAACCGAATTCCGCTTTTAGGGCGGCGTGTTGGATCGGACGCGCAGGACAAGGGAGGACAACCGGGACACCGGGTCTTCACTGCGCGTCCGATTAAGAGGATCATAAGAATGGTTACGGCGTCCGACTCGGGGTGACGCCGGGCAAATCCCAATCACGGTATTGGGCCGAATAATTGGAAGCGGATTCCCCGATTCGCCGCGTTCGTGGGGGCGCGTCGCAGGTGTTGACGTCATTCGCCGTAATTCGGCCGAATGCGGACTCGCTCGTGCTGTGCGGTGAATTGGTCTCTTCGATTGCGGGTAACCATTATGAGAATCGCCAAATTCGCTGTCACGGCACTGCTTTCCGTCGCGGCGCTCTGCGTCGCCACCGTCACCGCTCACGGCGAGCCGCTCGCCGGACCGGGCATCGTCGGCGTGGATCGCGGAGTCGAATACACCACCACCCTCGCCGCCGACCGCGGCAGCGTGACCACCACGCTCACCTCCGGCCATTTCGCCCTGGCCGAGAACGCGGTCACCGTCATCGCATCCAGCGGTGAGGCCATCGGCGCCATTCCGCTCGTCTACTACGCCGCCGACCGGGTGTACGAGGTCATCCCGAGCCTCGACGCCTCCGGCACAGTGCTGACGGTCACCCCGGCCAGCACCACCGATGTCGCGGCGCCCAGTGTGAATACCGTTGCGCTGCAACAGGTCGCCGATGCCGGATCGATCGTGGCCGGTGCCCTCATCGGCTGTGTGGTCGGCGCGGTCATCGGCTTCTTTTTCTTCTTCGTGGGCGCGATCATCGGCTGCGGAGTAGGCGGATTGCTCGGCGCGATCATCGCGGGACAGAGGTGATGCGGTAGCTCCCACATGATCCCCGAGAGCGTCACCGCCGGAGGCGACTCCGGCGGTGACCGCGTGTGCGGCCGACGTACGCGCGTACGCGTAGTCCGGGTTGCGTGCGCGGGCGGATGTGAGCGCGCCCGGTCCGCCCTAGCGTGAAGCCATGACGTGGAACGATGTGGCTCAGGCCAAATACGCCCTGCTCACCACCTACAAGAAGGACGGGACCGCGGTCGGTACGCCGGTGTGGATCGCGCCCGACGGCCACCGTCTGGTGGTGTGGACCCATCCCGGCACCGGCAAGGTGAAGCGCATCCGGCGCAATCCCGCGGTGACGCTGCAGGTGTGCGATCCGCGCGGTCAGGTCCGCGATGACGACATCGTGACGGGCACCGCGCAGGTGGCCGACGCCGAGGGCACCGAGCGGGTTCGTGCGGCGGTGGCCCGCAAGTACCGTGTGCTCGGCAGGTTGACGGTCGAGGCGCACAAGCTGTTCCGGGGTGCGGACCGCTCTGTCGGCGTGGTCATCACCCCGATTGCGGTGGGGGAGTAGCCCGTCAGGCCGCCACGATCTCGATGCCGATGGTGCCGCTCTTGCCGCGCCGCAGCACGCTGCCGCCGACGATGAACAGCCCCTGCAATCCGTAGCGGCGCTTGATGAGTCCGCGCACCCGGTTGCTGCCCGCCGCGTCGAGGATGGTGGCGGTGCCCTGCACAACCTCGCCGTGCGGCTTGCCGCGCACATCGCACGGCTGCACGGTGACCTGCGGATTGCGGCGGATGCGCTTGACCTTCCAGCTGTCGGTGACCGTCCAGACATAGAGGCGGCCCTGGTCGAGCGCGGCCCACAGGGCGGTGCCGACCGGGGTGCCGTCCTTCTTGAAGGTGGTGAGCAGTACGTAGTTCGCGGTCCCGGCGGCGCCGAACGGGTTGTCCATGCCCGCAGCCTAATCGGAGATCGGACAAAATTCGCATGTGCGTGTGCCGCCGCGCTCTGGATAGCGTGGGTTCGACCCAGTTTTGGACCGAATACAGGAGGATCGCCGATGGCGGCCACATCGATTCCGGTGCTGTGGGGCGGGGACCTCCCCGCGACCCTCGACTTCTACCGCACCCTCGGGTACGAGGTCACCTACGAGCAGACCCGCCCCTACACCGCCGGCATGGTCACCCGCGACGGCTTCTCGGTCTACTTCGGCCCCACGCCGAAGGATTTCGACAATGCCGAGCAGGCGTACATCAGCGCTCTGGTGATCGTCGACGAGGTCGAATCCTGGCATCAGGAGTTCACCGCCTCCCTGCGCGCCCGCTACGGCAGGATCCCCGCCCGCGGCATCCCGCGCATCACCCGGTTCCGCCCCGGCCAGACCCGCTTCACCGTGGTGGACCCGGTCGGCAACTCCATCATCTATATCCAGCGCGATGAGCCCGACCCTGAGTACGGCGGCGCCCGCAGTCTCGAGGGTCTGGCCCGGGTCATGGACAATGCCCGCATCTTCCGCGACTCCAAGAACGACGACGCCAACGCCGTCCGAGTCCTCGAAACCGGCCTGCGCCGCTTCGCCGCCACCGCCCCCGCGCTGGACCGGGCCCGGGCCCTGGCCATGCTCGCCGAAATCGCCATCGCCGCAGAGGATTCCGCACGCGTCGCCGAACTCGGCACGCGCATGGCGGAATTGGACCTCTCCGCCGAAGACCGCGCCGCCCTCGCCGCCGAGCTGCAAGCCCTGACCGCCCTCGAGAGCTGGCTCACCGACGAGTCCTGACCCGGCACGACCTCCCGGTGTCTTATCGTCGGGCCGCCACCATGCGCAGGGCGCTCGCGGCGTGATCGTCGCCGATCTGCTCGGGGGAGCGGCGATAGCCCGGCTGGTACCAGCGTGCGGTGTCCACGCACAGCGATATGACGCTGAGAGCTGTTGCGCCCGGGTCGGGTACGTGGAATTCGCCGCCGTGCGCGCCCTCGGCGAGGAGGGCGCGCACCGAGCGGTGGATGCCGCGCAGCAGGTCGTCGATCTCGGTGCGGTGGTCCGGGGTGAGGTCGGTGAGGTGGTGCAGGACCAGGCGCACCGCACCGCTGTGGCGGGCATGCCAGGCGGTGAGGTCGGCGACGGTGGCGGCCAGGCGTTGCGCGGCAGTGCCGGGCCCGGCGGCCGCGCTGTCGGTGATCTGCTGGGTGAGCCGCACCGCGGCGCGGGAGATGCGATGCAGTACTTCCTCTTTGGAGCCGAAGTGGACGTAGAGCGCGGCGGGGGACAGGCCCGCCCGGGAGGCGATATCGCGCGTGGTGGTGGCGTGGAATCCGTTCTCGCCGAAGGCATCCAGCGCAGCGCGGAAGATGCGGCGCCGGCCGTCGGGGAGTCGCCCGTGGGTGGCCTGCTCCAGGCTCTCCATGGCGATGGCGAGATCGCCGTCGGCGGCGGCCTGCGCTAGGTCTTCGTCGGTACCCATCGAAACAGTATCTCGCGGAGCCTGTTTCGCTTCACCGTCGGTCCGATCACACGGTGAGCGTGAGGATTTCGGGCCCGTTCTCGGTGATGGCGACGGTGTGCTCACTGTGTGCGGTGCGGGAACCGTCGGCCGAGCGCAAGGTCCAGCCGTCGGGATCGGTGACGAGGCGATCGGTGGTGCGCGCCAGCCACGGTTCGATGGCGATGGTGAGTCCGGGCCGCAGCCGGAATCCGCGCCCGGCGCGCCCGTCATTGGGGACGTGCGGATCCTCGTGCATGGTCCGCCCGAGCCCGTGCCCGCCGAATTCGGTGTTCACCCGATACCCCTGCCCCTTCGCTACCTGTGCGATGGCCGCGGAGATGTCGCCGATCGTATTGCCCGCGTGCGCGACGGCGATCGCGGCCCGCAGGGCCTCTTCGGTGGTGCGGATCAGCCGCACATCCTCGGGATCGGGCGTGCCGACGATGACGGTGATCGCCGAATCGGCCACCCATCCGTCGATGGACACGGCCAGATCCATGCTCAGCACATCGCCGTCGCGCAGCGTGTAGTCGAACGGCAGCCCGTGCAGCACCGCGTCGTTCACCGACAGGCAGATGGTGTTGCGGAAGGGGCCGCGCCCGAACGACGGCGCGTAGTCCACATAGCAGGACACCGCCCCGCGCTCTCGGATGCGTTCGCGCACAATCGCTTCCAATTCCAGCAGATTCACTCCGATCTGCGCCTTGCCGCGCAGTTCGGTGAGCACCTCGGCGACGAACTGCCCGGTGACCCGCATGCGCGCGATCTCCGCCGGGGTCTTGAGCTCGACCATGACATCCTCCAGTTCCGGTATTTTTATACCGACCGTAGCGGATTGCGGTATTTAAATACCAGTCGTAAGGTGAACCGCATGGTCCGTCTTCCCTTGACCCCCGCCCAGATGGAGGCCGGTCGCCGTCTGGGCTCGGCCCTGCGCACCGCCCGCGCGGGCCGCGACCTCACCGAGGTCGCCGTGTCCGCGGGCATCTCCCCGGAGACCCTGCGCAAGATCGAGTCGGGCCGCCTGCCCACCCCGGCCTTCGGCACCATCGTGGCGCTGAGCCGCACCCTGGGCCTGCCCCTCGACGAGCTCGCCGAAGTCTGGCAGCCCGACGCTTCGACGCGGCAGCGCTCCGCGTCCTGAGCTCGCGGCTCGCACAATCCGTTCGACTCAGTCGACGGTGAGCTCGATGGGCACCGCGATGACATCGACCATGGCCCCATTGCGCAGCACCGTCACCGGTAGCGCCCGCCCGATGGCATCGTCGAACAGCTGCCGCTGAATCCCCTGGGCGTCCTTGACTTCCCGCCGCGCGACACTCAACACCAGATCGCCGCGCCGCAGCCCCGCCTTCTCGGCGGGCCCGCCGCGCACCACGTCGACGATCCGCAGTCCGGCCTCCTGCCCGGTGCGCTCGGCCACCGTGGCCGGCAGCGGCGCGGGCACCCCGACCACGCCCAGGTAGGCCCGCCGCACCCGCCCCTCGTGCAGCAGCGTGGTGATGATGCGCCGGGTGGTCACATTGATGGGAATCGCCAGCCCCAGCCCGATTCCGGCGACCGCGGTATTCACCCCCACCACGCGCCCCGCCGAATCCGACAGCGCCCCACCGGAATTGCCGGGGTTGAGCGCGGCATCGGTCTGAATCACGTCCTCGATGACCCGCGCGGTGCGCCGATTGCCCACCGGCACCGCCCGCCCGAGCGCGCTCACCACCCCCGCCGTGACCGAGCCCGCCAACCCCAGCGGGCTCCCCACGGCCACCACCAGCTGCCCGACGACCAGATGGTCGGCGTCACCGAGTTGCACCGCCTCGGGTGCACCGCCGCGCGCCCGCAGCACCGCCAGATCCGACAGCGGATCCACGCCCACCACATCGAATCGCGACTCCACCCCGTCGGCGAACACCACGATCCCGTTCGTCGCGGACCCCACCACGTGCGCATTGGTCAGCAGGAACCCGTCATCGGTGAACACCACCGCCGAACCCCCGCCGCGCCGGGTCTGCACGCTGGCCACGTGCGGGGTGACCGAGGCCGCCACCGTGATGACCGTGCGCGAATACGCGTCCAGCGCATCGGATTCCGCGCGCCCGTCCCCGAATCCCGGTGGCATGGGCGAGGCGCCGTGCTCGGATTCATCGCTCATGACGACCACCCGCTTACATGATTACGTCGTTTCCTGCCTCCAGCATGCCCGCCCTCGGCCCCGGCGGCACCCTGTTCGCTCGCGGCGCAAGCGGAGCCGCGAACCCGATACCGAGCGATCAGCGAATCCGATACCGCAGGTGGGTGGCCCGATCTCCGGCGATGACCTCCGGGTCCGGCAGCACCAGCGGCGCACCCTCGAACTGCCCGATCAACGGCGTGCCGCCTCCGAGCAGCACCGGCGCCACCGACACCCACAGTTCGTCGACCAACCCGGCTTCGAGGGCCTGCCGCGCCATGGTGCCGCCATTG contains:
- a CDS encoding helix-turn-helix transcriptional regulator, with protein sequence MVRLPLTPAQMEAGRRLGSALRTARAGRDLTEVAVSAGISPETLRKIESGRLPTPAFGTIVALSRTLGLPLDELAEVWQPDASTRQRSAS
- the map gene encoding type I methionyl aminopeptidase, yielding MVELKTPAEIARMRVTGQFVAEVLTELRGKAQIGVNLLELEAIVRERIRERGAVSCYVDYAPSFGRGPFRNTICLSVNDAVLHGLPFDYTLRDGDVLSMDLAVSIDGWVADSAITVIVGTPDPEDVRLIRTTEEALRAAIAVAHAGNTIGDISAAIAQVAKGQGYRVNTEFGGHGLGRTMHEDPHVPNDGRAGRGFRLRPGLTIAIEPWLARTTDRLVTDPDGWTLRSADGSRTAHSEHTVAITENGPEILTLTV
- a CDS encoding glyoxalase, with product MAATSIPVLWGGDLPATLDFYRTLGYEVTYEQTRPYTAGMVTRDGFSVYFGPTPKDFDNAEQAYISALVIVDEVESWHQEFTASLRARYGRIPARGIPRITRFRPGQTRFTVVDPVGNSIIYIQRDEPDPEYGGARSLEGLARVMDNARIFRDSKNDDANAVRVLETGLRRFAATAPALDRARALAMLAEIAIAAEDSARVAELGTRMAELDLSAEDRAALAAELQALTALESWLTDES
- the cobN gene encoding cobaltochelatase subunit CobN, producing the protein MIVLLSTSDTDLLSARASGADYRLANPARLLPADLPGLLEGADLVIVRILGGKRAWEEGLESVRASGIPMVALGGEIAPDAELMETSTVPGGVAADAHNYLAAGGPANLLQLHNFLSDTVLLTGHGFEPPVELPSWGELERETRLVAGNAPTVAVVYYRAQNLAGNTAYIDALCAAVEDQGAKAVPLYCASLRTAEPELLARLREADALIVTVLAAGGTKPATASAGGDDEAWDVGALAELDVPILQGLCLTSGRAQWEANDDGLSPLDVATQVAVPEFDGRIITVPFSFKEFDADGLSTYVPDPERAARVAGIAVRYARLRHIPAEAKKIAIVLSAYPTKHARIGNAVGLDTPASAIRLLEEMRSAGYDLGERGEIPGLEEADGDALIHALIAAGGQDPDWLTAEQLEGNPIRIGAAAYTAWFDTLPEDFRESVIEAWGPPPGEMYVDRSADPQGEIVIAALRFGNVVLIVQPPRGFGENPVAIYHDPDLPPSHHYLAAYRWLAAPDGFAADAMVHLGKHGNLEWLPGKTLGMSASCGTDAALGDMPLIYPFLVNDPGEGTQAKRRAHATLVDHLIPPMARAETYGDITRLEQLLDEHSNISALDPGKLPAIRQQIWTLMRAAKMDHDLGLTERPDEESFDDMLLHVDGWLCEIKDVQIRDGLHVLGRAPEGEAEVDLVLAMLRARQLWGGEVNVPGLREALGLSESGDESRERVDAFESRARELVAAMQEVDWGVDAIDAVTENLVGTDESILESVRKVLGFAATEVVPRLRQTGVEISRILHALSGGFIPAGPSGSPLRGLINVLPTGRNFYSVDPKAVPSRLAWETGQAMAESLLDRYRADHGEYPRSVGLSVWGTSAMRTSGDDIAEVLALLGVRPVWDEASRRVTKLEAISLAELGRPRIDVTVRISGFFRDAFPHVLALLDDAVRLVAGLDEPAESNYVRVHAQADLAEHGDERRSTTRIFGSKPGTYGAGLLQLIDSKSWRTDDDLAQVYTTWGGYAYGRDLDGAPAADDMRTAYRRIAVAAKNTDTREHDIADSDDYFQYHGGMVAAVRALTGKNPEAYIGDSTRPDAVRTRTLSEETARVFRARVVNPRWLEAMRRHGYKGAFEMAATVDYLFGYDATTNVVADWMYEKLAESYVFDETNRKFMEQSNPWALHGIAERLLEAAERKLWEQPEADTLDRLRQVYLETEGELE
- a CDS encoding PPOX class F420-dependent oxidoreductase, with amino-acid sequence MTWNDVAQAKYALLTTYKKDGTAVGTPVWIAPDGHRLVVWTHPGTGKVKRIRRNPAVTLQVCDPRGQVRDDDIVTGTAQVADAEGTERVRAAVARKYRVLGRLTVEAHKLFRGADRSVGVVITPIAVGE
- a CDS encoding PPOX class F420-dependent oxidoreductase, with amino-acid sequence MDNPFGAAGTANYVLLTTFKKDGTPVGTALWAALDQGRLYVWTVTDSWKVKRIRRNPQVTVQPCDVRGKPHGEVVQGTATILDAAGSNRVRGLIKRRYGLQGLFIVGGSVLRRGKSGTIGIEIVAA
- a CDS encoding S1C family serine protease: MPPGFGDGRAESDALDAYSRTVITVAASVTPHVASVQTRRGGGSAVVFTDDGFLLTNAHVVGSATNGIVVFADGVESRFDVVGVDPLSDLAVLRARGGAPEAVQLGDADHLVVGQLVVAVGSPLGLAGSVTAGVVSALGRAVPVGNRRTARVIEDVIQTDAALNPGNSGGALSDSAGRVVGVNTAVAGIGLGLAIPINVTTRRIITTLLHEGRVRRAYLGVVGVPAPLPATVAERTGQEAGLRIVDVVRGGPAEKAGLRRGDLVLSVARREVKDAQGIQRQLFDDAIGRALPVTVLRNGAMVDVIAVPIELTVD
- a CDS encoding TetR/AcrR family transcriptional regulator, which codes for MGTDEDLAQAAADGDLAIAMESLEQATHGRLPDGRRRIFRAALDAFGENGFHATTTRDIASRAGLSPAALYVHFGSKEEVLHRISRAAVRLTQQITDSAAAGPGTAAQRLAATVADLTAWHARHSGAVRLVLHHLTDLTPDHRTEIDDLLRGIHRSVRALLAEGAHGGEFHVPDPGATALSVISLCVDTARWYQPGYRRSPEQIGDDHAASALRMVAARR